Proteins encoded together in one Carya illinoinensis cultivar Pawnee chromosome 3, C.illinoinensisPawnee_v1, whole genome shotgun sequence window:
- the LOC122302759 gene encoding nuclear transport factor 2B-like has translation MNPDDVAKAFVEHYYSTFDSNRAALANLYQDGSMLTFEGQKIQGAQNIVAKLTSLPFQQCKHAITTVDCQPSGPAGGMLVFVSGHLQLVGEQHALKFSQMFHLIPTPQGSFYVLNDIFRLNYS, from the exons atgaaCCCAGACGATGTGGCAAAGGCGTTCGTGGAGCACTACTACTCAACGTTCGATTCGAACCGAGCGGCGCTGGCGAACCTGTACCAGGATGGGTCCATGCTGACCTTCGAGGGCCAGAAAATCCAGGGCGCGCAGAACATTGTAGCCAAGCTCACCAGCCTCCCCTTCCAGCAGTGTAAGCATGCCATCACCACCGTAGACTGTCAGCCCTCCGGCCCTGCTGGCGGCATGCTCGTCTTCGTCAGCGGCCATCTTCAGCTCGTAGGCGAGCAGCACGCGCTCAAGTTCAGTCAG ATGTTCCACCTGATACCAACACCACAGGGGAGCTTTTACGTGTTGAATGACATTTTTCGCCTGAATTATTCATGA
- the LOC122302322 gene encoding uncharacterized protein LOC122302322, giving the protein MINSLNFTFPSHQLLCPFLLKRNLTFIIILSFSIPLPQVVDFDRDKVKSVEGLCRKRAITAKMSDWGPVCVAVVLFILLTPGLLIQIPGNHQLVEFGNFQTSGVSILVHSILYFALICIFLLAVGVHVFMGQESYWGSQDGSARQVLTENSDDHRVHLNLFASRANLKSIRYYNSRLFLLVFSEKEMADWAPVLIGVVLFVLLTPGLLFQLPGHNRQLEFGSLKTNGKAVAIHTLIFFTIYAVLILAVRVHIYTG; this is encoded by the exons ATGATTAATTCTCTGAACTTCACTTTTCCTAGTCATCAACTCCTTTGTCCCTTCCTCCTTAAGCGAAACCTCACCTTTATAATCAtcctttccttttcaattccatTGCCACAAGTAGTGGACTTTGATAGAGATAAGGTAAAGAGTGTAGAGGGACTGTGTAGAAAAAGAGCAATAACGGCAAAGATGTCAGATTGGGGGCCAGTGTGTGTGGCCGTGGTGCTCTTCATACTGCTCACGCCGGGGTTGCTGATTCAGATACCGGGAAACCACCAGCTCGTGGAATTCGGCAACTTCCAGACGAGCGGAGTTTCCATTCTGGTTCATTCCATCCTCTATTTTGCTCTAATATGCATCTTCTTGTTAGCCGTTGGTGTCCATGTGTTCATGGGCCAAGAGTCATA TTGGGGCAGTCAGGATGGATCTGCACGACAAGTTCTGACGGAAAACTCCGATGATCATAGGGTACACTTGAATCTCTTTGCTTCACGGGCCAATTTGAAATCTATACGTTACTATAATTCG CGCctgtttcttttggttttttctgAGAAAGAAATGGCGGACTGGGCTCCCGTATTGATCGGCGTCGTACTGTTCGTGCTGCTAACGCCGGGGCTTCTCTTTCAGCTACCGGGACACAACCGACAGCTGGAGTTCGGCAGCTTGAAGACCAACGGCAAGGCCGTAGCTATCCATACTCTTATCTTCTTTACCATCTACGCTGTCCTCATCTTGGCCGTCCGCGTCCACATTTACACTGGCTAA
- the LOC122302760 gene encoding uncharacterized protein LOC122302760: MKDWAAPLISAALFALLSPGTLFQMPGKNRPLDFMNMKTSIASMFVHAVLYALLLILFLVVLNIHLYV, translated from the coding sequence ATGAAGGATTGGGCTGCTCCCCTCATAAGTGCGGCGCTGTTTGCACTTCTGTCACCAGGAACACTCTTTCAAATGCCCGGAAAGAATCGCCCACTTGattttatgaacatgaagactAGTATTGCTTCCATGTTTGTGCACGCAGTTCTCTACGCTTTGCTTCTTATTCTGTTTCTTGTTGTTCTCAACATTCACCTCTACGTCTAG